TTCTTCGGTGATTTCTTTGCCCGGATAAGGATTAGGCGTTAAGGCCGGATAACCGCTGCGCCGGAAATTGGCAAACAACTCGGAGCCATTTAAGAAAGAAGAAACCCAGTATTGCGTGTTTATCCCTTCCAGGGCTTTTTCGGGAGTACTAACATCCAGCGGGTGCGCCTGCACATACGCCTGAATATCTGCCGATGGAATGGCCGCATTAGGGCCGTACTCGGCAAATTGCTCCATGTGGGCGGTAATGCCGTTGGTAAAGTAAGTAGCCGGGTCGCCGGTAATCCAACCTCTAACCGCGGCTTCGGCCAAAAGCAATTGCGTTTGCGAGTGCGTTACGTGGTAAGTGGGGGCAGCCGTGCGGTTAAGCACCGTATTAATATTTACCTGCGAAAAATCCCACAAACTGGCTACGCCCAATTCGGCAAAAGTTTGGGCAATGGTTACGTTATCGTAGCCCATAGGCATACCAACTTGCTTAGCCGGGTCGGTGGTAGCGCGGTCGTTTACCTGTTCTGAACCACTTTTGGCGCCTACGTAGCGCACGGCTATGGCTTTTAACCGCGGGTCGCTGTTTTCTCTTAAATAATTGATAAAAGGAGCGGCCAGGTAATAATTGGCTTTCTCGCGGGCGCCTAAATGGTCGGCGAGCCAGTTTACGTACAGGGCAGTGTGGCGGGTAGCGGCATTATCGGCATTGGATTGCATCACGCCGCCGGCTACGGCTTTGGCTACGTAGGTTTGGGCCAGCGTGGGGTCTACTTTGGTTAAGCGCATGGCAGCCCGCAGCATTAGCGAGTAGCCAAAACGTTTCCATTTAACTACGTTGCCGCCATACAAAATATCGGTTGGGTCGGCAGCCTTGCTTGCATCCAGGGCGGCGGTAGCTTCGTCGAGTTCTTTTAAAATATCTTTATAAACAACTTCCTGCGCATCGTATTTCGGAGTAATTATATTTTCCGAAAAACCTTTACCAGCCTCGAAATACGGGATATCGCCGTACGTATCGGTTAACATTTGAAAAACGTAGGCTTTCCAGATGCGGGCAGAGTGATAGGTGTTAACACTGGCTTCTACGTCTTTGGTTTTCTGCACCACATCCACAATATCGCGCACTACGGTGCGGTAATAAGTAGTCCAGATGCGGGCCGTATTATCTACGTTGTTCTGGTTGTAATTACCCCCGGAAAGCGAGCTGCCGAAAGGCGTTACAATCTGCTGCACAATCGGGAAGGTATACGACAAGTGCACCAGCGTGCCAAAACCATCCTGAAACGACGTATTAATAATAGCGTTGTTCATCAGGAAAGAAGGCGTGAGGGTAGTAGGGTCTACTTTGTTCGTGTTGAGTTCATCAAACCCTTCGTCGCAACTGGTAAGGCTCCCGAAAACCAGGAGCATTCCCATTATATAAATTTTAAAATTTTTCATGATTCCAGATATTTTGCTGTTCATTAATCTTTTTAGCCTAAAATTTTAAAATTTAACATTCAGGTTAAATCCTAAGCTGCGGGTTAAAGGCAAACTCGGCCAGAAATCTAAACCGGTCTGGTTATCGGAGGCATTATTTACCTGCTCGGGGTCCATGTTTTCGGTCCATTTCTTCAGCACGGCCACGTTGTTGGCTACCGCACTAAATTTCAAACCTTTAATGAAAAACTTCTGGGGCAACATCTTGGTAAAGTCGTAGCTCAGGGTAATCTGGCGTAACTTCCAGAAACCGGCGTTGTACACAAAATCTTCGAACACGCCGTTGGCGTTGGGCCACTCGTAAAAAGGCTGCACGGGTGCCCGGGTGGTATTTACTTCGCCGTCGGGGTTTACGCCCTGGCCAATCACGTAACCTTCTTCGCGGCCCACCAAGGTTCTTTTGTGCAAGCCATGGCGCAGGTAGTTCATGTTGGAGCCGCCAATCATTTTATGACCTAGTTTAAAGTCGATGAGGGTAGAAAGGCTCACTCCTTTATAAGTAAACGTGTTGGTAATACCGCCAAAGTACCTTGGTAAAGCGCTGCCTACGTTTACTAAACCACCCCGCAAAGGCGTACCGCTGGTTTTATTAAATACTTGCCGACCCTGGTCGTCGCGGAGGTAGCTAAAGGTGTATAACTGGCCAATTGGCTGACCAACAACCTGGCGCAGCGTCGTTCCGCCGGAACCTCCCACTACAATCATGGTATCGGCGGCGTTTAAGCCCAGGGTAAGTACTTCCGAAGTATTGTAAGAAGCGTTAAAGCTTACATCCCACCGGAAAGCAGGCGTGTTCACTGGCGCCGCGGAGATTAACATTTCCACGCCTTTGTTCATGCTTTTACCCACGTTAATTAAGCGGTTGGTGTACGACGAAGCATCGGAAACCTGAGCCGCCAGAATCTGGTCGTTGGTTATTTTGCGGTAGTAAGCAATATCAAACCCTAAGAAATTGTTAAACAACTTTAATTCTAAACCTACTTCGGCTTCGGCAACGCGCAAGGGTTTTAAATTCGGGTTCGGGATGGTAGAGGCGTTAATACCACCTACCGGTACTACCTGGCCCGATGGGTTCGGGAATAAGTTGTTGTTTACGCTGTAATATAAGGCGTTGGAATACGGCGCTACATTATCGTCACCCACCTCGGCGTAAGCGGCCCGTAACTTACCAAAAGAAAGCCAGGCCGGCATACTCTCAAACGCTTGCGAGAACACAAAGCTACCAGTAACTGATGGGTACAAAATGCTGCGGTTTTGCGGCGCTAAGGTCGAGAACCAGTCGTTGCGGGCGGTAACGTTCAGGTACAAATACTCCCGGAAAGACAAGGTAGCGGCGCCGTACAAAGAATTTACTTTGCGTTCGGATAAGCTGTAGAATGGGTTTTTCACCCGGCCGTTCATTACGGTGTACAAGCCCGGCTGAATAAAGTCCTGCACGGTTACGCTGTTATAATCCATGCGCACGTAGCGGGTATTACCGCCCAGCGTTACATCCACGCCAAAATCGCCGAAAGTGCGGTTCGCGCCCAAGATAAAGTCGTAGTTGCGTTCCCGGAACCGGCGTACATCCTGGGTGTAGCTGCCGTTAATAAAGCCAACCGGAGCCGGGGCAATAGCAGCGTAACCATTGGGCACGTTATAATCCTGGTCGCGGGTGTAAAAATCCTGAGCAATGCGGCCTTGCAAGTACAGCCAATCGGTGAACTGGTATTTTAAGGCAATGTTTCCGAACAGCCGGTCGCGGCGGATATTCTCGAAATGCTGGTTAACGGCGTAATACGGGTTGTTGCGTACCAAAAAGCGGGCAAACGGAAACTCGTAACCGTTGGGCAATAACTGGTTTTGTTCCAGCGCTTCAAAAGGCATGGAGTTGGCCAAAGTCATTACCACGGTTGGTGTAGCAAACTCTTGTCCGTTAATTTGGGGCGGATTTTTATTGTACTCGTTGGAGTAGTTTAAATTACCCGAAGTAGAAAGTTTTTTAGAAATATTTTGGTTGAAGCCTAAGTTGATGGTTTTGCGGTTGAACTTGGAATTCGGCACAATGCTTTTGCTGTCGAGGTTGGCAAAAGAAAGGCTAAAACCGCCGTTTTCGCCGTTATTGGATACCCGCACGGTGTTGGTAAAGTTGGTGCCCACGTTGTAAAACTTGCGGATGCGGTTGCGTACCGGTTCGTAGGGCCAGGTTTCACCATCGAATAAAATCTGCGTCATGCCGGGCTGAAATTTTTCGCCGAAACTCCACACGCCCGATAAAGGATTGGGAGCTTGTGGCCGTACACCGCCTTCGCCTTGGCCGTACTCGTATTGGAAATCGGAGAAATCTAATGGTGTTTCGGTGGTTAAGTTGGTGTTGTATTCTACGCCTAAACCTTTTCCTTCGCCCCGGCTTTTAGTAGTAATCATGACCACTCCGTCTTTAGCCCGGGAGCCGTAAAGAGCCGCCGCCGTAGCGCCTTTCAACACGGTCATAGATTCAATATCATCGGGGTTAATGCTTTGCAGACCGTCGCCGCCGTCGGAGTTGTTGGCTACCCGGTTGCCGTAGTTGCCACCTAAAGCGTAGTTAGAGTTATCTACTGGCACGCCGTTAATTACAATAAGCGGACTGTTCTGGCCGGCAAAAGAAGATTGACCCCGAATCCGGATTTTACTCGAACCACCCGGACCGGTGGCCATGGTAGAAATATTAACGCCCGCCATTTTACCTTGCAAGCCACTCATCACGTTAGGTGTGCGGTTTACGGCAATCTGGTCGGCGTTAACGGTGGCGGTGGCATAGCCCAAAGTTTTGGCTTCCCGTTTAATACCCAGCGCGGTAACTACTACCTCGTCCAGGGCTTTGGTATCCGTGGACATAGTAACATTAATTACGGAGCGGTTGTTGACGTTTACGGTTTGGTTGGTATACCCAATGTAAGAAAAAATAAGCGTGGCATTGCCGGGAGCATTTATAGTAAAGTTACCTTCCGCATCAGTAACGGTACCTTGGTTGGTGCCGCTAACCTGGATGCTTACTCCCGGAAGGCCTTCATTTTCCGAACCGGTCACTTTTCCGGTAATCCGGTCATCCTGTGCTAATACCGGCACCTGACATAAAATCAGAAGCAGGAGAATTAATTGTAAAGCTTTTTTCAACATAAATGGCTTCGTTAAAAAGTAATACAAATTCAAAACAAGCAGTAATTTCTCCTCGTAAGAGGCAGGATGGACAGAATAACCAGTTTTAGAATATCAATTTTTTAAATTTTTAAAATATTCCGGGCTGGTACCAGCTACAAAAAGCTCCATCGTGGGGCGTGTAAGGGTGTCATTGCTTTCATTTCTTAATTCGATAAATCCAGATTAAGCTACCCTGTAAGACCCCCGGAAGGAGCAATGAACCGGTACTTCATTTATATAAAAGCACCAGATCTTAATCAAGGATAGGCTTAAGAATCGGATAAAAAATAAATTCAGGTATCGCTTTATTACTTCACCAGTACGTCAGTACTACTTCAATTTGCTAATTCACTACAAAAGCGCAGGATTCATTAAAATTCTTCATTGATTTTACCTGGAGTTTAAATTCTATTCAGGTTAAAAATTTAAAATTTTCGTTGAATGATCCTGTTTTTCTTTCACGAAAGCCTGTTTCGGCTACCTGACGTAGATTGGTGCGCCATTTTTAGATTTGTTGTAAGCCCTCAATTTTTAAAAATTTATACTTTGGGAGCCTACAGCCAGAGAAGAAAACCCAATCAACAGCTCTAGGCAATTTTTTAAATTTTTAAAATCCAGGCCGGGCTTTTACCAATCTACTACCGAGCCGTCGCGCGGATCGTACGATTCGGGGTTTTTCCAGTCGTGGCCAATTTTATCTTTTATCTTGTCTTCGTCGAGTTCAACTCCTAAACCGGGCCCGGTGGGGATGAGCACGTTACCGTCTTTTTCCAGCTTAAAAGGTTTTTTTAAATAGCCTTCGCCCAACGAAACCTGCTCCTGCACCAAAAAATTAGGAATGCTGGCGGCCAACTGCAAACCAGCGGCTAAAGAAATCGGGCCCATGGGGTTATGCGGCGCAATCGGAATGTAGTAGGCTTCGGCCATCCCGGCAATAATGCGGCCTTCGGTAATACCGCCGGCGTGACATAAATCGGGTTGTAAAATGCTGGCGGCTTTTTTCTCCAGGATTTCGCGGAAGCCCCATTTAGTAAATATTCGTTCGCCGGCCGCAATGGGCAAATGCGTACCGTGAGCAATCTCGGCTAAAGTATCTACATTTTGCGCCTGGCAAGGCTCCTCCACGAACATCGGCTGATACGGCTCCAGTTCTTTAATTAAAACCTTGGCGGTTTGCGGCGAAATGGCTCCGTGGAAGTCAATGGCAATGTCCATGTCTTTGCCGCCGGCCTGGCGCAAAGAGGCAAAATTATCGGCAGCGTACTGAATAAATTTGGGGTTTTCGACCATACGAGCGGGGTTTTCTTTGGCTACCCCGGTTTTAATGGTTTTATACCCTTCTGCTACTCTTTTCTTCATGTCGTCGGCGTTGCTGGCGCGGCCGTAAACCCGCACCCGGTCGCGGGTAGGGCCGCCAAACAGTTCGTACACCGGCACATTGAGTAGTTTGCCTTTAATATCCCACAAAGCATGGTCAATGCCGCTTAAAGCGCTGGTTAAAATAGGACCACCGCGGTAAAATGCGTGACGGTAAATGGCTTGCCAATGGTGCACCACCTGCCGCGGGTCTTTGCCAATTAAGTAAGGTTCAATCTCTTTGATGGCCGTTTGAATGGTAAGCGCGCGGCCTTCCAGTAACGGTTCGCCCAGACCCACCACGCCGGCATCGGTATGAATGCGCAGAAAAATCCAGCGGGGCTTAATCAGGAAAGTTTCCAGGCGGGTAATTTTTACTTTATCCTTATAATAGTTTTTAGGCGGCCCGGAAGCATAGGCGTAGGAAGAAGAAGGCAGTAATAATCCCATACCAGCCACTCCCAAAACCGACTCGATGGCTTTGCGTCGGGAAATACTAGTTTTGTTCATAGAAGATGTTATTATTTTAAAAATTAATTAGTAATTCTTCTTTTAGCAGGCCGAGCAACAAAAATTGTCCCGCCAAAGTCAATGAATAAA
The sequence above is a segment of the Adhaeribacter swui genome. Coding sequences within it:
- a CDS encoding SusD/RagB family nutrient-binding outer membrane lipoprotein gives rise to the protein MKNFKIYIMGMLLVFGSLTSCDEGFDELNTNKVDPTTLTPSFLMNNAIINTSFQDGFGTLVHLSYTFPIVQQIVTPFGSSLSGGNYNQNNVDNTARIWTTYYRTVVRDIVDVVQKTKDVEASVNTYHSARIWKAYVFQMLTDTYGDIPYFEAGKGFSENIITPKYDAQEVVYKDILKELDEATAALDASKAADPTDILYGGNVVKWKRFGYSLMLRAAMRLTKVDPTLAQTYVAKAVAGGVMQSNADNAATRHTALYVNWLADHLGAREKANYYLAAPFINYLRENSDPRLKAIAVRYVGAKSGSEQVNDRATTDPAKQVGMPMGYDNVTIAQTFAELGVASLWDFSQVNINTVLNRTAAPTYHVTHSQTQLLLAEAAVRGWITGDPATYFTNGITAHMEQFAEYGPNAAIPSADIQAYVQAHPLDVSTPEKALEGINTQYWVSSFLNGSELFANFRRSGYPALTPNPYPGKEITEEDFIRRLNYPDSEIVVNQANINEALTRQGPNKLDTRVWWDKKL
- the dgoD gene encoding galactonate dehydratase, whose protein sequence is MNKTSISRRKAIESVLGVAGMGLLLPSSSYAYASGPPKNYYKDKVKITRLETFLIKPRWIFLRIHTDAGVVGLGEPLLEGRALTIQTAIKEIEPYLIGKDPRQVVHHWQAIYRHAFYRGGPILTSALSGIDHALWDIKGKLLNVPVYELFGGPTRDRVRVYGRASNADDMKKRVAEGYKTIKTGVAKENPARMVENPKFIQYAADNFASLRQAGGKDMDIAIDFHGAISPQTAKVLIKELEPYQPMFVEEPCQAQNVDTLAEIAHGTHLPIAAGERIFTKWGFREILEKKAASILQPDLCHAGGITEGRIIAGMAEAYYIPIAPHNPMGPISLAAGLQLAASIPNFLVQEQVSLGEGYLKKPFKLEKDGNVLIPTGPGLGVELDEDKIKDKIGHDWKNPESYDPRDGSVVDW
- a CDS encoding SusC/RagA family TonB-linked outer membrane protein; its protein translation is MLKKALQLILLLLILCQVPVLAQDDRITGKVTGSENEGLPGVSIQVSGTNQGTVTDAEGNFTINAPGNATLIFSYIGYTNQTVNVNNRSVINVTMSTDTKALDEVVVTALGIKREAKTLGYATATVNADQIAVNRTPNVMSGLQGKMAGVNISTMATGPGGSSKIRIRGQSSFAGQNSPLIVINGVPVDNSNYALGGNYGNRVANNSDGGDGLQSINPDDIESMTVLKGATAAALYGSRAKDGVVMITTKSRGEGKGLGVEYNTNLTTETPLDFSDFQYEYGQGEGGVRPQAPNPLSGVWSFGEKFQPGMTQILFDGETWPYEPVRNRIRKFYNVGTNFTNTVRVSNNGENGGFSLSFANLDSKSIVPNSKFNRKTINLGFNQNISKKLSTSGNLNYSNEYNKNPPQINGQEFATPTVVMTLANSMPFEALEQNQLLPNGYEFPFARFLVRNNPYYAVNQHFENIRRDRLFGNIALKYQFTDWLYLQGRIAQDFYTRDQDYNVPNGYAAIAPAPVGFINGSYTQDVRRFRERNYDFILGANRTFGDFGVDVTLGGNTRYVRMDYNSVTVQDFIQPGLYTVMNGRVKNPFYSLSERKVNSLYGAATLSFREYLYLNVTARNDWFSTLAPQNRSILYPSVTGSFVFSQAFESMPAWLSFGKLRAAYAEVGDDNVAPYSNALYYSVNNNLFPNPSGQVVPVGGINASTIPNPNLKPLRVAEAEVGLELKLFNNFLGFDIAYYRKITNDQILAAQVSDASSYTNRLINVGKSMNKGVEMLISAAPVNTPAFRWDVSFNASYNTSEVLTLGLNAADTMIVVGGSGGTTLRQVVGQPIGQLYTFSYLRDDQGRQVFNKTSGTPLRGGLVNVGSALPRYFGGITNTFTYKGVSLSTLIDFKLGHKMIGGSNMNYLRHGLHKRTLVGREEGYVIGQGVNPDGEVNTTRAPVQPFYEWPNANGVFEDFVYNAGFWKLRQITLSYDFTKMLPQKFFIKGLKFSAVANNVAVLKKWTENMDPEQVNNASDNQTGLDFWPSLPLTRSLGFNLNVKF